A window from Scyliorhinus canicula chromosome 19, sScyCan1.1, whole genome shotgun sequence encodes these proteins:
- the srpra gene encoding signal recognition particle receptor subunit alpha isoform X3 → MKPSLLNTSWTMSLSCCLWVAEERTKGKAPSVMKTFEQSDKSKKTVKSMIEIRGEKGKENKKNKKDAPVPEASATEKKTEVPLKTSITVDAGDTNQNGLTQEEIIKKNREEFFRKRQGKDKKESSKSPKPIKLKSRRVWPLDSNKASAKDLDYSKKLVNGQSNTFTSNGDDTSGDVNLYPGSMAGDLKTVDYESSEEEEEEDEEEEVIQETSNTSVKKRGFGGMFGMLKGLVGSKSLTPQDMDPVLDKMKDHLIAKNVAADIAVRLCESVAKKLEGKVMGTFSTVTSTVKQALQDSLVQILQPKRRVDILRDIIEAQKQRHPFVVTFCGVNGVGKSTNLAKITYWLMENGFRVLIAACDTFRAGAVEQLRTHTRRLNTLHPPEEHNGQSMVELFERGYGKDAAGIAMEAIAFARNQGFDVVLVDTAGRMQDNTPLMTALAKLIAINAPDLVLFVGEALVGNEAVDQLVKFNQALADHSMAEKPRLIDGIVLTKFDTIDDKVGAAISMTYITGQPIVFVGTGQTYNDLRSLNAKAVVSALMKA, encoded by the exons GGTTGCTGAGGAACGCACCAAAGGAAAAGCACCTTCTGTCATGAAAACATTTGAACAATCTGATAAATCAAAGAAAACTGTGAAATCTATGATAGAGATCCGTGGTGAAAAAGGGAAGGAGAACAAGAAAAACAAGAAGGATG CTCCTGTACCCGAGGCATCTGCAACAGAAAAGAAAACTGAGGTTCCACTAAAGACTTCCATAACCGTGGATGCAGGAGACACCAACCAAAATGGTTTGACTCAGGAAGAAATCATCAAAAAGAATAGGGAGGAATTTTTCCGTAAGAGACAagggaaagacaagaaagaaag CAGCAAGTCCCCTAAACCAATAAAACTGAAAAGCCGTCGTGTTTGGCCTCTGGATTCCAACAAAGCTAGCGCCAAAGACCTCGACTACAGCAAGAAACTGGTTAATGGTCAATCCAACACCTTCACCAGCAACGGAGATGACACCAGTGGAGATGTG AATTTATATCCTGGATCAATGGCAGGAGATTTGAAAACTGTGGATTATGAAAGCAGTGAAGAGGAAGAAGAGGAAGATGAGGAAGAGGAAGTAATTCAAGAAACTTCTAACACCAG TGTGAAGAAACGTGGATTTGGTGGCATGTTTGGAATGCTGAAGGGCCTGGTTGGATCTAAAAGCCTTACTCCCCAAGACATGGACCCTGTCCTTGACAAGATGAAAGATCACTTGATTG CAAAAAATGTTGCTGCGGATATCGCAGTCCGGCTGTGTGAATCAGTGGCCAAAAAACTGGAGGGAAAAGTCATGGGAACCTTCAGCA CGGTGACCTCGACAGTGAAGCAAGCGTTGCAGGATTCCCTCGTCCAGATCCTGCAGCCAAAGAGGCGTGTCGATATCTTGCGTGATATCATTGAAGCTCAAAAACAGAGGCATCCCTTTGTCGTTACATTCTGCGGTGTGAACGGAGTTGGAAAGTCTACCAACCTCGCCAAG ATAACCTACTGGCTGATGGAAAATGGGTTTCGAGTTCTTATTGCGGCTTGTGACACTTTCCGAGCTGGAGCTGTCGAGCAGCTCCGGACCCACACTCGCCGTCTGAACACACTGCACCCGCCTGAGGAACACAACGGTCAGAGTATGGTCGAGCTCTTTGAGAGGGGATATGGGAAGGATGCTGCTGGAATTGCAATGGAAGCTATTGCATTTG CTCGGAATCAGGGCTTTGATGTGGTGCTGGTGGACACAGCAGGCCGAATGCAGGACAATACCCCATTAATGACTGCCCTTGCCAAACTCATCGCCATTAATGCACCTGATCTGGTGCTTTTTGTCGGTGAAGCATTGGTGGGGAACGAGGCTGTGGATCAACTG GTAAAGTTTAACCAGGCTCTGGCCGACCATTCAATGGCTGAAAAACCACGGCTGATTGATGGCATTGTTCTGACTAAATTCGATACAATTGATGATAAG GTTGGTGCTGCCATTTCTATGACCTACATAACTGGCCAACCAATAGTCTTTGTTGGAACTGGGCAGACCTACAATGACCTACGCAGCCTCAATGCCAAGGCTGTCGTTAGTGCTCTGATGAAGGCCTAA